One segment of Cryptococcus neoformans var. grubii H99 chromosome 2, complete sequence DNA contains the following:
- a CDS encoding delta8-fatty-acid desaturase, which yields MTHSQKPVWDRTQIATRITQGQQLVIYHDRVLNVTPWAPYHPGGALALLHFVGRDATNEIEAYHSDTAIEMMNKFTVARVDIGKKGWQPLTPPIALGLVRHPDGVKGHWAREGHVTLGQTILQQSISLDPSSAPIPPVPNPNPPSSNPAVITLEPAQLEPPASAVDQEKEEQRSEDYRQLKKRLVEAGLFKPPGPLAGYGTDIIRYTLLAFGAFYLYFNTTGWLGQMGSATCLGLLFHQLAFVVHDAGHTEVTGIWWWDRVIGMTVASWIGGLSCSWWCDNHDIHHLVTNHPEHDPDIQHIPFFAISKEFFNSLWSTYYKRTMLLDAFAKIMIPFQHNLYYIVLSLARFNLYANSYMYLLGPKPRRDAFWKYEIAGIIFYWMYYGSMLRHLPSWQMRLGYLLISHIMASPVHVQIVLSHFACSTEDLGPAESFPSRQLRTTMDVICDQNVEWIHGGLNLQVTHHLFPRLPRHNLRAASMLVKEYCKEHDIIYREHLFIEGNRHVLSTLRDVANQLNLLKKVADKEIDERMGRRRD from the exons ATGACTCACTCACAGAAACCCGTCTGGGACCGCACACAGATAGCCACCAGGATCACCCAAGGCCAGCAGCTCGTCATCTACCACGACCGCGTTCTCAATGTCACCCCGTGGGCACCATATCACCCGGGCGGTGctctcgcccttcttcactTTGTCGGACGCGACGCTACAAACGAGATAGAGGCCTATCACTCAGACACTGCTAttgagatgatgaacaAGTTTACCGTTGCTAGAGTCGACATTGGCAAGAAAGGGTGGCAGCCACTGACACCGCCTATCGCTCTGGGGCTAGTCAGACATCCAGACGGTGTCAAGGGGCATTGGGCTCGAGAAGGTCATGTCACTCTTGGGCAGACTATTCTCCAGCAATCAATATCTCTAGATCCTTCGTCTGCTCCCATACCGCCCGTCCCCAACCCCAACCCGCCATCTTCGAATCCGGCTGTAATTACTCTTGAACCAGCGCAACTAGAGCCACCGGCATCGGCTGTAGAccaggaaaaagaggagcaAAGGTCAGAAGACTATCGACAGTTGAAGAAGCGTCTAGTAGAGGCGGGTCTGTTCAAGCCGCCGGGACCGTTGGCTGGGTATGGCACCGATATCATCCGGTATACTTTATTAGCTTTCGGAGCGTTTTACCTCTATTTCAA CACCACTGGCTGGCTTGGGCAAATGGGATCTGCCACTTGCCTTGGTCTATTATTCCATCAATTAGCTT TCGTAGTGCATGACGCGGGTCATACAGAGGTGACAGGGATCTGGTGGTGGGACAGGGTCATTGGCATGACTGTCGCGAGCTGGATCGGTGGTCTCAGTTGTAGCTGGTGGTGCGAT AACCACGATATCCACCATC TGGTCACCAATCATCCCGAGCATGATCCCGACATTCAGCATATCCCATTTTTTGCCATTTCAAAAGAATTCTTCAACAGTCTCTGGTCCACGTACTATAAGAGGACAATGTTGCTTGACGCTTTCGCCAAAATCATGATTCCTTTTCA GCATAATCTCTACTACATCGTTCTGTCGCTCGCCCGATTTAACCTTTACGCCAACTCGTACATGTATCTCTTAGGGCCCAAGCCTAGACGGGATGCTTTCTGGAAATACGAGATCGCCGGTATCATTTTCTACTGGATGTACTATGGTTCTATGCTTCGGCACCTCCCTTCTTGGCAGATGAGACTTGGGTATCTCTTGATCAGCCATATCATGGCCAGCCCGGTTCATGTTCAG ATCGTATTGTCCCACTTTGCGTGCTCGACCGAGGACCTTGGACCTGCAGAATCATTCCCCTCTCGTCAACTTCGTACGACAATGGACGTCATCTGCGATCAAAACGTTGAATGGATACATGGCGGCCTCAACCTGCAAGTGACACACCACCTTTTCCCCAGACTTCCTAGGCATAATCTCCGAGCTGCAAGTATGTTGGTGAAAGAGTATTGCAAGGAGCACGATATCATTTATAGAGAGCATCTCTTCATTGAGGG AAATCGACATGTCTTGAGCACACTTAGAGATGTTGCGAATCAGCTAAACCTTCTCAAAAAGGTTGCTGATAAAGAGATTGATGAAAGAATGGGGAGGCGACGAGATTAG
- a CDS encoding phosphotyrosine protein phosphatase produces MAEAVLKHQVTLRPESFSSKFDIRVDSAGTGAYHEGESPDSRTVAVCRKHNVPISGVARAVDKRDFQEYDYILAMDRHNLETLLHRQPASSKSHITLFGSYDPSLPQSAIGRPKTRAPAIEDPYYGGRDGFDKSFESCVKFSNGFLDWLERNRS; encoded by the exons ATGGCAGAAGCTGTCCTCAAACATCAAGTGACCCTCCGACCTGAAAGtttttcctccaagtttGACATTCGTGTGGATTCTGCAGGAACCGGTGCTTACCATGAAGGAGAGTCTCCAGATTCCAG gacGGTAGCAGTTTGTCGAAAG CACAATGTCCCAATAAGCGGCGTGGCCAGGGCCGTGGACAAACGTGATTTCCAAGAGTACGATTATATCCTTGCTATGGATCGGCACAA CTTGGAGACCCTCTTACACAGACAGCCTGCTTCGTCAAAGTCTCACATAACGCTCTTTGGCTCGTATGATCCTTCTTTGCCACAGTCTGCCATTGGGCGTCCCAAAACACGCGCTCCTGCGATCGAGGATCCGTACTATGGTGGGCGAGATGGATTTGATAAGAGCTTTGAAAGCTGTGTGAAATTCAGTAATGGATTTCTTGACTGGTTAGAGAGGAACCGGAGCTAG
- a CDS encoding oxidoreductase: protein MSQSSMRTVVVLGASYGGCHASKMLAEELPPNWRLIVIDRNSHFNHVYAFPRFTVMSHHAPKGFIPYKRMLEPQPKASSDLLTPPHTPPTESASLPDEFAARSRHQFVQALVTKLTSREVTFIRPTHQASSSISTIGNMTYGEFDGAEETIKFDYLLYALGSTLPDPVNVWQPIDESAVDEERKPGTKKRGLRFMELQKEKFKQADRILIVGGGALGIEYASDLKDLYPEKKITLLHSRTRVMPLYPIELHMIIIEALTKMGVEVVLGERVVTWPDEPETLDGKTKYVTTDKGRTFEADIVLPCTGQKPHVSLMAEVNPALISPITSRIRVLPTQQVHPGPIAPVKVESAADQLAQISLGPAPITPPASDGGSSEISSGIGHSEVAQEEDYSHIFAIGDCAETKAIQAGHTAYWMGEVAVRNILRLIAKKEGGEKKDEPLEDYKPGPPAIKITLGINNAVVADGNGVTTNSDGVEDMHSLVMWPTCNAEGMDVNE, encoded by the exons ATGTCCCAATCTTCCATGCGAACCGTAGTTGTCCTCGGTGCCTCATATGGAGGTTGCCATGCTTCCAAAATGTTGGCAGAGGAGCTCCCTCCCAATTGGAGGCTGATTGTCATTGACAGAAACTCACACTTCAACC ACGTCTACGCCTTCCCTCGATTCACTGTTATGTCTCATCATGCTCCAAAGGGCTTCATTCCTTACAAACGCATGCTTGAGCCTCAACCAAAGGCATCATCCGACCTTCTCACCCCTCCGCATACCCCTCCCACCGAATCAGCTTCTCTACCGGATGAGTTTGCTGCCCGTTCCCGACACCAATTCGTCCAAGCCCTCGTTACCAAGCTCACCTCTCGAGAGGTAACATTCATTCGACCAACTCATCAAGCCAGTTCTAGCATTTCCACCATCGGAAACATGACCTATGGCGAGTTTGATGGGGCTGAAGAGACTATCAAGTTTGATTATCTCCTCTATGCTCTTGGTAGTACCCTTCCAGATCCTGTCAACGTATGGCAACCCATTGATGAGAGTGCGGTCGACGAGGAAAGGAAGCCGGGGACGAAGAAGCGTGGATTGCGGTTCATGGAATTGCAAAAGGAGAAGTTCAAGCAAGCCGATCGTATCTTGATCGTCGGTGGCGGTGCTCTTGGCATTGAATATGCAAGTGACTTGAAGGACTTGTATCCGGAGAAGAAAATTACTTTGTTGCATTCCCGGACAAGAGTGATGCCTTTGTATCCTATTGAGCTTCATATGATCA TCATTGAGGCGCTTACAAAAATGGGTGTGGAGGTTGTCCTCGGCGAACGAGTGGTGACTTGGCCTGATGAGCCGGAGACACTCGATGGTAAAACCAAATATGTCACCACGGACAAGGGTCGAACGTTCGAAGCCGACATAGTC TTACCCTGTACTGGTCAGAAGCCCCACGTGTCTCTCATGGCTGAAGTCAACCCGGCCCTCATTTCGCCCATCACTTCCCGTATTCGCGTACTCCCCACTCAGCAGGTCCATCCTGGGCCCATTGCTCCTGTCAAGGTCGAATCTGCGGCCGATCAGCTTGCTCAGATTTCTCTTGGTCCAGCTCCAATCACCCCACCGGCTTCCGATGGGGGCTCGTCTGAGATTTCCAGCGGTATTGGACATAGCGAAGTTGCTCAAGAGGAGGATTATAGCCACATCTTTGCTATTGGGGATTGTGCGGAGACAAAGGCTATCCAAGCGGGCCACACTGCGTACTGGATGGGTGAGGTTGCCGTGAGGAATATTTTGAGATTGATcgcaaagaaagaaggcggggagaagaaggatgagcCTTTGGAGGATTACAAGCCCGGGCCCCCTGCGATCAAGATTACTCTCGGTATT AACAATGCAGTTGTAGCTGACGGTAATGGCGTTACCACCAACAGTGATGGTGTTGAGGATATGCATTCTCTTGTCATGTG GCCAACTTGCAACGCTGAAGGAATGGATGTCAACGAATAA
- a CDS encoding galactose-1-phosphate uridylyltransferase, producing the protein MSAAHLEVPYFEPTEHPHRRYNPLIGKHVLVSPHRTKRPWKGQTEEPVLTTLPEYEATCNLCPGNERSNGNKNPKYIDTFTFENDFPALLPGPLPSLQQPSKVSSSDALFASEPIRGRCKVICFHPRHDLTIARMNIDDVVRVIGEWKRVYVEEGRMLQESSGLGYVQIFENRGAMMGASAPHPHGQVWSLSYVPDEPQTELNNLAASTASTLVSSGNAPVRSDGCPCLLCTYAAEEVGRKERVVEIDEESGWVAVVPFWAVWPFETLLLPYKRHIPSLIQLNDNEVIGLARILQRLLVRYDNLFSCPFPYSMGLHQSPLPPSDPDSDVAHIHFHFYPPLLRSASVRKFLVGFEMMAEVQRDLTPEQAAARLRALPGAHYLDQKIAV; encoded by the exons ATGTCGGCTGCACACTTGGAGGTTCCGTATTTCGAGCCGACTGAACACCCTCATAGGCGAT ATAACCCTCTGATAGGCAAGCATGTACTGGTGTCTCCTCATAGGACCAAACGCCCATGGAAA GGGCAGACTGAGGAGCCGGTCCTGACCACTCTTCCAGAATATGAGGCAACTTGCAATCTTTGTCCGGGTAACGAAAGAAGTAATGGCAACAAGAACCCAAAGTATATAGACACTTTT ACTTTCGAAAACGACTTCCCGGCTCTCCTTCCCGGACCTCTACCAAGCCTTCAGCAACCTTCAAAAGTCAGTTCATCAGATGCGCTCTTTGCATCTGAACCCATCAGAGGACGGTGTAAAGTGATCTGCTTCCACCCCAGGCATGATCTTACAATTGCTAGGATGAACATAGACGACGTGGTTAGGGTGATCGGAGAGTGGAAGAGAGTTTACGTGGAGGAGGGACGGATGCTACAGGAAAGCAGTGGCCTAGGATACGTGCAAATATTCGAG AATCGGGGGGCTATGATGGGGGCCAGTGCACCTCATCCACATGGACAG GTTTGGTCATTGTCCTA TGTGCCCGATGAACCCCAAACGGAGCTAAATAACCTGGCTGCGTCAACCGCGTCAACCTTGGTGTCTTCGGGTAATGCTCCAGTGCGGAGCGACGGATGTCCGTGTTTGTTATGCACTTACGCAGCAGAAGAAGTAGGACGAAAGGAACGGGTGGTTGAGATCGACGAAGAGAGCGGATGGGTCGCAGTAGTCCCTTTTTGGGCTGTGTGGCCTTTTGAAACTCTTT TGCTTCCTTACAAGAGACACATCCCTTCTCTTATTCAGCTGAACGACAATGAAGTAATCGGACTGGCCCGTATACTTCAGAGGCTTTTGGTAAGGTATGACAATCTTTTCTC ATGCCCATTCCCTTATTCTATGGGGCTacatcaatctcctcttccaccttccGACCCTGACAGCGATGTGGCTCacatccacttccacttctATCCACCTCTTTTAAGGAGCGCCAGCGTACGCAAGTTTTTGGTTGGCTTTGAAATGATGGCTGAAGTACAA AGGGATTTAACTCCGGAGCAAGCTGCGGCAAGATTAAGAGCTCTGCCAGGAGCCCATTATCTGGATCAGAAAATAGCAGTTTAG